The genomic region ATATAGTATTGGCCAATAGATTTTTGTTGTCTATCAAGATATGATCCAGGCTTATTAACTCTAGGTCTACCACTCTGTGGATCTCTTCTGACAGTTATTCCGAGTTCTTTCAGTAATTTATTGAAGCCCTCACGATTACTCATAGGCTTAGAAGCATATCCCTCAATACCGGGTTTTCCATAGAATACAATAACCTCGTCACTAACATAGTTTTGAAGCATTAAGTCGTGTTCGACGATCATTGCTGTTTTCCTTTTCTCCTCTATTATCCTTCTTATAACTTTTGCAACAGTAAGTCTCTCCTCTACGTCTAGATAAGCGGATGGCTCGTCTAGTAAGTATAGATCTGCTTGTTTAGCTAATGCAACTGCCACTGCTAGTTTTTGGAGCTCGCCACCGCTTAGATCAGCTACGTAGCGGTCAAGCATTTTGTTTAGGCCAAGTTTTCTTATAAGTTCAGCATAGATCCATGATGCAGGATTTAATGTGTTGGGTGAGGCTCTCCTGAGATTAGCAGCTACTGTTTCTTCGGGAAAAATTTTCGGCGATAATTCTTGGGGTTTAAAACTAATTGTTTCAACAGATACTAAAACTTCTCCTTCATCAGGTTCGAGTACTCCTCCTAACAATTTGATAAATGTAGTTTTGCCTATTCCATTGGGACCTATTATTCCCAATACTTCTCCCGGATAAGCTTCACCAGCTTCTATAAATAGTTTGAACCCGCTTGTTCTATATGTTTTAACTATATTTGTCCATTTCAAAATAGGGTATTCGCTTTCGGGCTTGACTCTAATGTCTACTTGTATACGGAAATGAATGGGCTCCCTTCTTATCCTCATATTTTCTGCTGGGAGATAACCTTCTAAGTAATGATTTATACCGGTTCTTACACCATATGGTTTGGAAACTATTCCGTAAACGCCTGGTTCACCATATATTATTGAAACTTGATCACTTATGTAATCCAGTACCATGAGATCATGTTCTACAACCATGACATATTTCTTAGACACATCTATAAATTCCCGTATTGCCTGAGCCACTCTTAATCTCTCCTTAACGTCGAGATAACTACATGATTCATCAAAGAAATATGCGTCCGCTTCTTTTACTAGGACTGCTGCTACTAAGAACTTTTGTAGTTCTCCCCCACTAAGTTCAGATATTTTTCTATCAAGGACATGTTTTATAGCAAGCTTATCTACTACTTCTCTATCAATACCTCTCTCATCAGCTTTCTTTAGAAGCTCTCCAACTCTCCCTTTTAATCTTCTCTTAACCAATTCGACATATTGGATCTTAACGACAGGTCTTATCTTATTATTTGCTAACTTAGCAAAATATGTTTGAAGCTCTGTTCCTCTGAACCTTTTAATTATATTATCCCATTCTAGATCGGCTCCAACCTGTCCTAGGTTTGGTTTAAGAAGGCCTGATAATATCTTTATACTAGTTGTTTTACCACTACCGTTTCGACCTATAATTCCCATTATATTTCCCAGCCTAGGTATGGGGAGATTATATAGTTTAAACATGTTTTCTCCATAACGGTGAACAACATTTTTCTCAAGTTCATCTGGTAAATTAACTATTGATATAGCGTTGAAGGGGCATTTCTTAACACATATTCCACACCCAATACATATATCCTCATATATGACCGCATGTTTACCGTCAGGGGAGAGCTCTATGGCTTTTTTGCGCTTAGTCTTATTTACAGGACAAAACCTTATACATTCTAAGTTACATTTGTTCGGCTTACAGTATTCACGATCAACAACTGCCACTCTAACCATTTCATAACTCACCAAAGCATAATTACTTCATTGATTACTTGCTACTTATGACACTACATGAATATACATAAATATATTAGTTCTAAACATACATAGGTTATACAGATGATGATTGGTGACGGCTCGGAGAAAATAATCTATTTTCAATGAAGAGTAATCGGTGAGGTTCTGATCTTATTCTTCTCCTCCACCCTCTTCTTCCTGAAAAGTCTCCAAGAATACCTCATAGTATTCTCTGAGAATCTCTCTTTCCTCAGGAGATAAAGCAAGTTTTTTAGCTTCTGTAGCTTTAGATGTTAATACACGTTTCCCCCTATCAACCTGAAACCTCATCCTATAAAGCTCCGCTGTCTTTTTATCAGCTTTAATCTCGTATCCACACCTAGCACATTTTAAGTATATGCCATCCTCCTTTTTTACTGGTAACATTGGTCCGCCACATCTTGGACAGAATTTAACCATTATGTTCACCAGTTTAGAGTTAAATACGCATCTATACATTATTTTGCTAGAGAAAATACTACTTTATCGAGAGTAATAAATTTATCCTACCTATATATTTAGTAGCGTAGCCATGATCATACTAATTACTTAAATATCTGCATAGAACCAAGAAATATAATAGCATATAAAACTGGTAGCAGGTGAACATAGATGATCTGGTTAGAGGAAGAATGGTGGGAGGAAGAAGAGGAAGAAGAATGGGAAGAAGAGGAAGAGTGGTGGGAAGAGGAAGAAGAATGGTAAAACTATAGCATCTCCAAGATTGACTGAATGTTTTTTGCTAGCACTTTAAAGTCATGCTCTTTAAGATCAAAAACTAGATCTGCCGGATCACATTTATTGCTGATACTTATTTTTTGATTACCAATTATAATCAAATAATAGTTTTTAGAAGAAACAAAACCAGTATTGATTTTATTAATTGTATCTCTTAATTGTCTTTGGCCAAGTATAAACATTGACAATAATAAACCCTTATTTCGAATTCGTGTATATGTTTTCTCATATACGATATAATGTAGTACTCCTTGTACGAGTTGGTTAATTGAATATATAGCGTTAACGGGGATTAACGCATAAACGTTTTTGTCATCTAGTTTGAGATTATCTAGTTCTTCATCAATGTTTTCTCTACTTTTCTTACAGTAGAAAATATAGAAGTAAATAGTTTTTCCAAGGTAGTTAATCATATAGAATCCTTTTTCAATAGTTTCTAAATTAAATATTTTATTGTCCAATTATTGTTCCCGTATATTATTTATAGAAAATACTTTCTTGCCTAATCCATTAATACTTATCTTGCTAGGCTTGTATTTGTCTCTTTAATTTTATGCCTACTAGATGCGTTATATAGCCTGCAATCTGGTTTCTAAGTTTTTTGGATTTGGTTTCTATTAGTTTTGACACTACCTTTTTATTATGTTCGAAATCCCTTGTGAATAGATTGGGGTACTTTTCTAATAGTTCCCTAGCTGTTCTCTTAACAATTTTTGTTCTTACTTTTCCCATCCAGTACACCTCACTACTATAAACTCTATGGCAACTGTATTTCAAACCTATTAATGATATATGTGGGGTTTTTAACTTATCTATTAACCGATCATGGATAAATTTATATAGAAGTGGTTTTATGAGTAAACAATGACAAATTATACAGTATAGAACACTAGGTTCTAAATATAAGGTGATGGTTATGGCAGTTGAGCCTATGGGTATACCTGTACTTATACTCAAAGAGGGAACACAGAGAACAGCTGGACGCGATGCTTTAAGAACAAATATCATGGCTGCTCGAGCAGTCGCAGAAATGATTAAAACAACCTACGGACCTAAAGGCATGGATAAAATGCTTGTTGATGCATTAGGAGATGTAACAATCACAAATGATGGAGCAACTATACTGGACAAAGCAGAAATACAGCATCCAGCAGCTAAGATGCTTGTCCAAATAGCTAAGAGCCAAGATTATGAAGTAGGAGATGGCACGAAGACCGCTGTAATATTTGCTGGAGAACTGCTAAGACATGCTGAGGAACTATTAGACAAAAATATTCACCCAACAATTATAGTTGGCGGATACAGGAAAGCATTAGAAGAAGCACTTAGCTTCCTATATCAAATCGCTGAACCCATAGACATTAATAATGATGAAACCCTCAAAAAAGTGGCTAGAACAGCATTAACAAGCAAAGCAGTACATGAAGCAAGAGACTACTTTGCAGAAATATCGGTAAAAGCAATTAAACAAATAGCCGAAAAGAGAGGAGATAAATACTATATAGACCTAGACAATGTCCAGATAATCAAGAAATATGGTGGAAGCCTACTAGACTCACTTCTAGTTTATGGTATTGTTCTTGATAAGGAAGTTGTTCATCCTGGAATGCCTAGGAGAGTTGAAAACGCCAAAATAGCATTAATAGACGCACCATTAGAAATAGAGAAACCAGAGATCGATGCAGAAATAAGAATAACAGATCCAAGCCAGCTCAGAGCATTTCTAGACCAAGAAGAAGAGATCCTGAAGAAAATGGTTGATAAGATTGCTGATACTGGTGCTAATGTTGTTATTTGTCAGAAGGGTATTGATGAAGTAGCACAACACTTCCTAGCAAAGAAAGGAATACTAGCAGTAAGAAGAGTAAAAAGATCAGACATGGAAAAACTAGAAAAAGCAACAGGAGGAAGAATCATAAGCAACATCGATGATCTAAAACCCGAGGATCTGGGAGAAGCCGAGCTCGTTGAGGAGAGAAAAGTTGGAGAAGACAAAATGGTCTTTGTGGAAGGATGCAAGAACCCCAAGGCTGTAAGCATCGTTATACGTGGAGGATTAGAGAGATTAGTAGATGAAGCTGAGAGGAGTCTAAGAGACGCATTAGCAGCAACTGCAGATGCTGTGAAAGATGGAAAAATTGTTGCAGGAGGCGGAGCAGTAGAAGTAGAACTAGCTAAACACTTGAGAAAATACGCTAAAACTGTTGGCGGCAAAGAACAATTGGCTATAGAAGCTTTCGCGAAATCACTAGAGGGACTAGTAATGGCTCTAGCTGAGAATGCAGGATTAGATCCTATCGAGATCATTATGAAGCTTAGAGCCGCACATGAGAAGGAAGAAGGTAAATGGATAGGCATTAACGTGTTTACTGGAGACCTTGCAAACATGATGGAGCTAGGAGTAATCGAGCCTGTAAGTATAAAAGCCAATGCTATAAAGTCTGGTGTTGAAGCAGCAACAATGGTACTTAGAATAGATGATGTAATAGCTGCCAGCAAGATAGAGAAGCCTGAGGAAACCGGTAAGAAGGGCGGAGAAGGCGGAGAAGAAGAGTAATCTTTTTAGAGACAAACCATATTAAAACTCTTTAACTTTTATTATAACTGGTTTTTTAAGTCCTCTCGTATATAGAACAGCTTCTCCCACATCTAGGTATGGTATTATTTTCTCAATATTTAATGGTAGATATAGAGATTTAGACACTACTTCTAGATCATTCAGTGATTTAATGGAGTGAATTATTTTAGTATTAGTGTTCAGCATTGCTTCATCAACTAGTTGTGAAGGCGATTGAGAAACAATGACTAAGCCTATGCCAAACTTTCTAATCTCAGACAACATACGGGTAATTATTCCAATATAGTTGTTCCTACCTAGAACATTTTGTGCTTCTTCTAAGACAACCAGTAATTTGTTATGAGATCCAATTCTTCTTTTAATGGCTTCCCTAAATATTTTCTTCAATAGTATTGAAACATATATTCTACGAATATAGGGGTCTTGGATTCTTGAGGCATCAATTATTATTGGGTTCTCATAAGTATTTATATATTCTACGAGTTTATCTCTGCTAGAACCAAATATTTCTCGAAGGCTATCTCTTGTTAATGGACTAATTTTTCTGAGGAGAGATAATCTACTCTCCCTAAACCATGATCCTTCATCTTCAATGTCTTCTAGAATGTTTTTGAGATCATAAATACTATTGATCATATGGTTTTTGTTCTCAAATATTTTTTCTAGAATAAAAACTTGTGGAGGAGTAAGACTTAATGAGTCTTGAAGCAGTTCTATGAAGTCATATATATTGTTTTGTTCAATTATGTTTAGAGGTACTCTTCTTGGCTCAAAATATTCTGCTTTATTGATTAGCTTCATGTATTCTCCATGCCAATCAATAATTAACACTCTATACTTACTGGTTTTCCTGATTAATTCATTTACTATTATGGATACTGTATGTGTTTTTCCGGAGCCTGTTGAACCAACCACTAATGTATGATGAGTTAGTGTATTTACTTGTATTCTAGCTCTGACCGGGATTCTAGAATTAATTACTTCGCCAATATCTATTGTTTCACCACTGAATCTTGCTAAGTATTCTTGTCTAGGATACTTTATTGTTGGCTTCAAGAAACTAGGTATTATTAATCCTATACCGCTTCTTCTAGTAAAAAATTTCTAAGGCCTGGAATAGGTATTAATTCTATGTTTCTAGGATTTTTTATTTTCTTTGCAGCTAAGGCTTTTAGGCTTGATTCAATATAATCAGTTATGATCTCTGCTTCTACATCTATTTTCTCCTTGTCTTTTCCTCTTAGAATGATTAGTCCGTCTACATTGTTTTTTGTAATGAAAGATATCGTGATGTATGTTATGTCTTTTTTATTATTTGATCTCTGCTTTATGAATTCTCCTAGCTTCCTTAGATCTTTTTCTATTTCAGTTTCTTCGATGTCCACTACTCTATATAATCTTATATATTTAACAATGTAGTTTTTCATTTACCACCCTGTAAAATAAGGCTGTTCTTTTAAGGTGGTGTTTATTGAAAAACTTATAAATTATTGTTTTTTAGAAACACCGATGTAGAGTTCATTCATTACTTTGAACGGTGATTTTGGTTGTTCTTTCATCTTTATTACTACTAGGATGCCGGCTATGGATACTACTACTCTATAGGTATTGTCAAGTTTTGTTACAGATACAACATGGCCTTTGCCGCAGAAGTGGTGTTGTAGGCATTCTTTTTTACTAGTCGATATATTGATTACCAGATCATCGCCTTCACTTATCTTCATGAGTTTTTCATTCATTTCCAGAGTAATTTCTACACTATCACAATCACTAATCGCTCGATACATTCCTATATATCTTAGGGGCTCTATACTTCTAACCTTACATTCATAACTAACCATTTCATACACCATTCAACTATTCCTTTATCCAACAAACACTTTATTGAAGAGAAACTTCAATATATCTCTTACTAGATATATGTTTTCCGAGTTAAAAGGTGATAGGAATGGCTTTAATAGATGCATCTAGAAGATTAGCTGCAGAACTAGCTGGTTTAGTTGATAAAAAAGTAAAAGTTATCTTGGCTGATGGAAGATTTTATGAAGGAATACTAACGGGATTCGATCACCCGTCTCTCAATATATTATTGGAGAACGCTGTAGATAATAAAGGGAATAAATATCCTAAGGTGATTATTAAAGGAGAAAGAATCTCGGAAATCCTAACTACCGAAATACCATTATTTGATCCAAATGATTTTAGAGAATACATTATTAGGGAAATGAGGCTTCCAGAGCATCTCGTAAAAATTATACCAGAAGCTAGAGTAGTAATTGTTCAGGGTAGATATAAAGTTTCGGAGAAAGGAGTGGAAGGGACAGGGCCACTTGCCCAAACACTATACGAGTTCTTCCAGAGATATATTGAAGAAAGAAAGAAGCTTTTGCAGGGTTAGAGCGTTTTGGAATACTATGATCCAAGAGATTATGATTTAGCTGGTAGAATAGCACGTTTAAAAACTAGGCATGGAGTTATTGAAACTCCGTATCTTTTTCCAGTAGTAAATCCTCTTCGTCAACAACCAAGCATTGAAAAACTATATGAGTTAGGATTTAATGCATTCATTACTAATGCATACCTCTTCTATAGAAGAAATAAGGGAGAGATAAGAAATATTCATGAAGCACTTGGATGGAACCATGTAATAATGACTGATTCTGGAGGATACCAAATACTCGTATACGGTAGTGTAGAAATTGATAATAAGACAATAGTCGAGTACGAGAAAAAAATTGGAGTAGATATCGGAGTAATACTCGATATACCGACTGGAACCCGGATGAGCTGGGGAGAAGCGCGAGAAGCAGTATTTGAAACATATAAACGAGCCGTTGAAGCATTACCATTAATAATGGATTCTGACCAATTATGGGTTCTACCTATACAAGGCTCGCCCTACAAAGACTTACTAATATACTCTTCGATAAAGGCCTGGACACTACCATACCACATACACGCATTGGGTTCTCCAACAGTTCTTCTAGAAAAATATGATTATGAAAAAATAGTTGAATTAACAGCTATTGCTAGAATACATCTACCACCACATAAGCCTCTCCACGTATTCGGAGTTGGACACCCAATGATAATACCTTTCCTAGTTGCTTTAGGCGCAGATTTATTCGATTCTGCAAGCTATATATTGTATGCCAGAGATAATAGGTATATGACAGAAACAGGAACTAAGAGATTAGAAGAACTACAGTATTTACCATGCAACTGCCCGGTTTGTTCAAGATATAGTGTTAAAGAACTCCTTGAAATGCCTAGGTACAAAAGAATAGAATTACTGGCTCTACACAATTTATACATGTTAAAAAAAGAATTGAACAATACAAAACAAGCTATAAAAGAAGGTAGACTATGGGAATACCTAGAATATAAGAGCAAAGCTCATCCAAGCTTAAGGAAAGCATTTAATATTCTTAAAAAATATCTAGAATACATTAAGAAATATAATCCAGCCACAAAAGGAACAACACTAGCACTATTACTCAACGATTCAGACTCACTTATAAATCCGAGACTTTCCCTTACAAAAGAAAATACCAAAGAATATATTCTCAAAAAATACCGTGGTAAACAAATATTGTTATTACCAGCTATTGAGAAACCCTTCAACCAGGAAAAGACCTATTTGAGAACAAAGAAACAATATAAAGGCTATGAAATATTATTCTACCACCCCTTCCTAGGGGTTTTTCCGCCACAATTATCAAATACTTATCCGTTTTTCCAACACGAAGTAGGAGTTATTAATGAAAATGTTATAGAGAATCTTGTGAATGAATTAAAAAAAGTTATATTAGAAATTAATCCCGAAAAAATAGTGCTTGTAAAAATAGGTATGAAACCCTATGATGATATTATTGATGAATTATTGAAAGATAAGAATCTGGTATCTACATATACATTGGATGTTCTCTCTTTGTCTGCTTAACTTCTCCCTCTATAGCCTTCATTAATTCTTCCTTCTTTTCCTCAACAGCCTCTATCTTGCTAGCTTCCTCTAATAATTTACTAGTATCTATTTTTAAACCAAGCATATCAGCAATAACGCTTGTTGCAACAGCACTAGCTCTGGGATCAGGTCTATAAAGCTCTGTATAAGCAAAAATAGCTACTCCAGGTATACGATGCGCTTCTACAAACATCATTGTCAATGCTAATGGTCCAATAACATGTTTTTCTTCTAAGAGGGGGGCGTCGAGTTTTGCTTGGTATCCGCTCAAGGGTATCCATCTATATTTCTCATCTTCTCTCTCCTTAATAGCTGGATCAAGTCCTCCAACAAGAATTGCTTTAGATACACCTATTTCTTTCAACCATCTCGCAACGAATTCTGCATAACTTGTTCTCTCTCTAACATGGGGAACTCCATGATTTACGAGTACAAGAAGTTTCTTACCATCGATTTTTCCGTAGTATAACTCAAACGGGAACACCAAGCCTAGATCTTTCTTGTAAAGTGTTGCCTCTGGAAAATAGCGTGTTCGTATAAAACCTATTTTTCTAAGTTTTAGCTCTAATGATATATGGCGCGATGTGAGATAACCAACCATTCCAAATCCTTGATAACCAGTAATAAATACAGAATCTTCCAGTTCCTCCTTAGAAATCTTCTCTAGAAGAAATAATTCTATGCTTTTAACCAATGCTTTACTCCTCCGAAACACCTTCTCTTAATCTAACGGCTTCGCCCCAGCTATAATATGTTATTTCCCATCCGGGTTTAATAGCTCTTCCAACACCTAATAATTCATATGAATCGCTATCAACCACTAATACTTCATCACCAGGCTTAATATTGGGATCAGCCATTACTACATGCTTACAAAATACGTTTCCACCTGAAGCTATGAACTCACTGTATCTACTATTAACATAGATTCTTAGATGTGGATGCGGCAATATTTTGTTCAAGACTTTGCCTGCGGAAACATGTAGTATAAACCTATAATCCCCTGCTCTAATTGATAAATATATTTTATTATTAAGTAGAAGATACCTAATTTTCATTGTTGAAGGACTAATAACCAAGACAATATCATCAGGTATCAGTTGTTCACCGACGCCTCTAAATTCCAGGTCAGCAATTGCTCTAAGTTCTTCTAGCTCTTCTACTGTAGGCCTACGTTTTATCAAAATAGTACACCGTGATAAATAGTAGAGAAGACATGGTATAAAAATGAGCTCTACATGGCTTTATTTATAATTATTTATTGAATATAATTATTTATTGAAGCATGTATCTAGAATAATCTTTCTCTAAACGATCCATCAAGTACTCCGTATTCTTATCTCTTATTTTCTTCTTGCTCATAACTTTCTTGATTGAATAAATGAAGTCTTCCCTTATAACATATTTCCTATTGTTTCTAATCGCGTTATATCCGGCTTCTGTAACAATTGATTTTATCTCTGCACCAGTTGCACCCTCAGTTAGCCTCGCTAACTCGTATAGGTCAACATCTCTGCCTAGCTTCATTTTTCTTGTATGGACTTTGAATATTTCATATCTTCCGTTTAGGTCTGGTAACGGAACTTCTATTAATCTATCAAATCTTCCCGGCCTCAAAATAGCTGGGTCTAAAATATCTATACGATTAGTTGCCGCTATGATCTTGACTTTATCGAGTGGTTTAAAACCGTCAATCTCGGCTAGTAACTGCATAAGTGTTCTCTGAACCTCTCTCTCACCACTTGTTCCTATATCTAATCTACGAGCAGCTATAGCATCTATTTCATCAATAAACACTATTGCAGGAGCTTTTTTACGAGCATACTGGAAAACTTCACGTACAATACGTGCTCCTTCACCTATAAATTTTTGAACAAGTTCGCTGCCTACAATACTGATAAATGTTGCACCGGATTCATGAGCTACTGCTTTCGCGAGTAGAGTTTTACCACAACCAGGAGGACCATATAATAGTACGCCTTTAGGAGGCTCAATTCCTATTTCTTCGAAAAGCTCTGGATTCTTAAGTGGTAGCTCAACCACTTCACGCAATTCTCTTATCTGCTCTTTTAATCCACCAATATCCTTGAATGTCACATTTGGTCTTTCAATTATCTCCATGGATTTAACATAAGGATCCTCGTATTCAGGCAATATATCAACAATAGTTGAGCCTCTATTGTTTAAAGCAACATGTTGTCCTGGTCTAAGCTTTTCTAAAGGTATACTGTTTAAAACCTTAACCACTAAGCTCGGGCCAGTACTGCTTTTAACAACAACTCTTCCATCCTTTAGAACATTTACAACAACTGCTTCTATTAGTGGCGGAGACAATAGCTTCTCTATTTCTGATTTATAGAATCTAATCTTCATCATTAATTTATCGCGTTCACTCTCTAAGAACCTAATTTTCGATTCAAGCAGTCTTACATATTCTTCCTCATCAATTTCTGCTTCAAAAACTTTTTTAGCATCACTACTCATATCTTCTCATCTCCAACTATGTATATCTAAGATTAATACCCCTAAAAACCATAGTAGTTAATAGCACCTTGATTTTATTAAAATATGTAAGGTGAACAATATATTGCCGTGTTACTGCGAAATATGTGGTAGAGAAGTGCCTGATGAGAGAATGTGTAAAACGGTTGTTGTAGACAATGCTGTGCTCCGTGTATGTCCGCAATGTTATAGAAGACTGATGAAACAAGGCAAAGTTAAAGAAGTGGTTGAACCGATACAGAGGACTGTAAAGAAAACATCTAGAACACAATGGGTAAGAGCAAGAATACCTAGAAGACTATTAGAGGAATCATATGATATCGTAGAAGATTATGCTGAAAGAATCAGGAGGGCTCGTCAAAGACTTGGATGGACACAAGCTGTTCTCGCCCAGAAGGTTAGGGAAAAAGAAAATGTTATTAAGAGAATTGAAGCTGGAAGATTAAAGCCCAGCTTAGAACTCGCTAGAAGACTTGAGAAAGTACTTAAGATAACACTTCTAGAACCAATAGTTGAAGAACCTATTACTTCAACAGATAATGAAGAAGACTACTACACTATCGGGGATTTCATAAAGATTAAGAAGAAAAAATAGTTGATAATGAAGGGATACAATCGGTATGAGCGTAGATGTAGTTATACCATATAAATATAGGAAATTCTTAGATGAGGAACTATCTCTGATCAAAACAGTTTATCCAGAAATTAACGAAGTAGTAATGATTAGAAAACCAAATTCCAAATATTATTTAACTCTTAACAAAATTGATATAGTAAAGAATTCTTCTTCGCAGAAGATCATATTGATGGATAGAGCTAAGCCTTCCCAAATAATAAATTTAATGAGGGAGACCCGGAAAGAAATAATTGATCGTATCCTATTAATTCTCGAAATATTCGCGCAACACGCTGGCAGTAAAGAAGCTAAGCTACAAATAGAATTGGCAAAACTTAAACATCAATTACCATTGATAAAAGAAACTATTAGATATGCAAAACTAGGAGAACTACATGGATTCCTTGGAGCAGGTAGGTATGGTTATGAAAAATACTATAGAATGATGCGAGAAAGAGAAGCTAGAATTAGGAGAGAATTGGAGAAGTTACGGAGCATACGTAGTAGGAGAAGGGAACATAGAAGACAAATGGGGTATCCGCATATATCAATTGTAGGATATACATGTGCTGGTAAAACAACTTTGTTCAATAGATTAACACATAACCTTAAACCAGCTGGTCCAGAACCATTTACAACATTATCTCCAAAATCATCAGCAATAATTATTGATGGTTTAAAAATGATACTAACTGATACAGTAGGTTTTATCAGAGATCTACCTCATGAAATAATAGAAGCATTCTATGCTACGTTAGAAGAAATAATCGATTCAAACATAATTATCCATGTAATCGATGCATCAAAGAGTAGTGAAGCAATAATTAAGGAAATGGTTGAGACTAGGAGAATATTTGAGAGAATAGGGGTTCACGGAATACCTATAATAATAGCTCTCAACAAAATAGATCTCTTAAATAGCGAAGAAGAAATCATGGATAAAATAAGGCTTGTCGAAAAATATATTGATGGAAACAATGTTATAGTACCTATATCAGCGATTAACGGTAAAAACATCAGATACCTATTAAATGTTTTAAAAGAAATAATAAGAGGATACAGTATTGAAAATCTACGTTCTAAGATATGGTCACAGACCAGGCAGAGATAAAAGAATTACTAC from Staphylothermus marinus F1 harbors:
- a CDS encoding PUA domain-containing protein gives rise to the protein MIKRRPTVEELEELRAIADLEFRGVGEQLIPDDIVLVISPSTMKIRYLLLNNKIYLSIRAGDYRFILHVSAGKVLNKILPHPHLRIYVNSRYSEFIASGGNVFCKHVVMADPNIKPGDEVLVVDSDSYELLGVGRAIKPGWEITYYSWGEAVRLREGVSEE
- the tgtA gene encoding tRNA guanosine(15) transglycosylase TgtA: MEYYDPRDYDLAGRIARLKTRHGVIETPYLFPVVNPLRQQPSIEKLYELGFNAFITNAYLFYRRNKGEIRNIHEALGWNHVIMTDSGGYQILVYGSVEIDNKTIVEYEKKIGVDIGVILDIPTGTRMSWGEAREAVFETYKRAVEALPLIMDSDQLWVLPIQGSPYKDLLIYSSIKAWTLPYHIHALGSPTVLLEKYDYEKIVELTAIARIHLPPHKPLHVFGVGHPMIIPFLVALGADLFDSASYILYARDNRYMTETGTKRLEELQYLPCNCPVCSRYSVKELLEMPRYKRIELLALHNLYMLKKELNNTKQAIKEGRLWEYLEYKSKAHPSLRKAFNILKKYLEYIKKYNPATKGTTLALLLNDSDSLINPRLSLTKENTKEYILKKYRGKQILLLPAIEKPFNQEKTYLRTKKQYKGYEILFYHPFLGVFPPQLSNTYPFFQHEVGVINENVIENLVNELKKVILEINPEKIVLVKIGMKPYDDIIDELLKDKNLVSTYTLDVLSLSA
- a CDS encoding proteasome assembly chaperone family protein, whose protein sequence is MVKSIELFLLEKISKEELEDSVFITGYQGFGMVGYLTSRHISLELKLRKIGFIRTRYFPEATLYKKDLGLVFPFELYYGKIDGKKLLVLVNHGVPHVRERTSYAEFVARWLKEIGVSKAILVGGLDPAIKEREDEKYRWIPLSGYQAKLDAPLLEEKHVIGPLALTMMFVEAHRIPGVAIFAYTELYRPDPRASAVATSVIADMLGLKIDTSKLLEEASKIEAVEEKKEELMKAIEGEVKQTKREHPMYM
- a CDS encoding multiprotein bridging factor aMBF1; this translates as MPCYCEICGREVPDERMCKTVVVDNAVLRVCPQCYRRLMKQGKVKEVVEPIQRTVKKTSRTQWVRARIPRRLLEESYDIVEDYAERIRRARQRLGWTQAVLAQKVREKENVIKRIEAGRLKPSLELARRLEKVLKITLLEPIVEEPITSTDNEEDYYTIGDFIKIKKKK
- the hflX gene encoding GTPase HflX, whose translation is MSVDVVIPYKYRKFLDEELSLIKTVYPEINEVVMIRKPNSKYYLTLNKIDIVKNSSSQKIILMDRAKPSQIINLMRETRKEIIDRILLILEIFAQHAGSKEAKLQIELAKLKHQLPLIKETIRYAKLGELHGFLGAGRYGYEKYYRMMREREARIRRELEKLRSIRSRRREHRRQMGYPHISIVGYTCAGKTTLFNRLTHNLKPAGPEPFTTLSPKSSAIIIDGLKMILTDTVGFIRDLPHEIIEAFYATLEEIIDSNIIIHVIDASKSSEAIIKEMVETRRIFERIGVHGIPIIIALNKIDLLNSEEEIMDKIRLVEKYIDGNNVIVPISAINGKNIRYLLNVLKEIIRGYSIENLRSKIWSQTRQR
- a CDS encoding proteasome-activating nucleotidase, giving the protein MSSDAKKVFEAEIDEEEYVRLLESKIRFLESERDKLMMKIRFYKSEIEKLLSPPLIEAVVVNVLKDGRVVVKSSTGPSLVVKVLNSIPLEKLRPGQHVALNNRGSTIVDILPEYEDPYVKSMEIIERPNVTFKDIGGLKEQIRELREVVELPLKNPELFEEIGIEPPKGVLLYGPPGCGKTLLAKAVAHESGATFISIVGSELVQKFIGEGARIVREVFQYARKKAPAIVFIDEIDAIAARRLDIGTSGEREVQRTLMQLLAEIDGFKPLDKVKIIAATNRIDILDPAILRPGRFDRLIEVPLPDLNGRYEIFKVHTRKMKLGRDVDLYELARLTEGATGAEIKSIVTEAGYNAIRNNRKYVIREDFIYSIKKVMSKKKIRDKNTEYLMDRLEKDYSRYMLQ